The following proteins are encoded in a genomic region of Dasypus novemcinctus isolate mDasNov1 chromosome 3, mDasNov1.1.hap2, whole genome shotgun sequence:
- the EID1 gene encoding EP300-interacting inhibitor of differentiation 1 has product MSEMSVLSELYEESSDLQMDVMPGESGLPQMEVGSGSREPSPSSSRNGEPSQLEEEGPMEQEEAQPMAEPEGKGGLANGPNRGEQPGQIAAPDFDSEDEGEEFDDWDDDYDYPEEEHLSGAGYRVSAALEEANKMFLRTSRAREAALDGGFQMHYEKTPFDQLAFIEELFSLMVVNRLTEELGCDEIIDRE; this is encoded by the coding sequence ATGTCGGAAATGTCGGTGCTTTCCGAGCTGTATGAAGAGAGCAGTGACCTGCAGATGGATGTAATGCCTGGCGAGAGCGGCCTTCCGCAGATGGAGGTAGGCAGCGGGAGCCGGGAGCCATCCCCGAGCTCCTCCCGCAACGGGGAGCCGTCACAGCTTGAGGAGGAAGGCCCAATGGAGCAGGAGGAGGCCCAGCCAATGGCGGAGCCTGAGGGCAAAGGGGGCCTAGCGAACGGTCCTAACCGTGGGGAACAGCCAGGCCAGATCGCAGCCCCAGACTTCGACAGCGAGGACGAGGGCGAGGAATTTGATGACTGGGACGACGACTACGACTATCCTGAAGAGGAGCACCTCAGTGGTGCAGGCTACAGAGTGTCAGCGGCCCTTGAAGAAGCCAACAAGATGTTTCTGAGAACATCCAGAGCAAGAGAAGCAGCCCTAGATGGCGGGTTTCAGATGCATTATGAGAAGACCCCGTTTGATCAGTTGGCTTTTATCGAAGAGCTTTTTTCACTTATGGTTGTCAATCGTCTGACCGAAGAACTCGGCTGTGATGAGATTATCGATAGAGAGTAG